A genomic segment from Polyangium mundeleinium encodes:
- a CDS encoding CehA/McbA family metallohydrolase: MRSKTGMFRWIALGVGVAAIGGVAAITFTRVPPERTALAAPLSLNIKIEPPKLGPPHFAETLDVSTFQRGNLHTHSQWSDGDRPPKDVYTWYRSHGYAFLALTDHDNRVSPETFAALEKKGFVIIGGEEITMMAEGKPVHVNGLCTKKTIGGGRFSTKREALLHGLTKVHDQKGVALVNHPNFDWALTLDDVRVTRGAELLEIWSGHPYVNTEGNAERPSHEAVWNTLLDEGWTIAGVAVDDAHHLGMTKPNIKPARPGKGWVQVFAEKPERAHICEGLAKGRLYASSGVTLTRIRVTENKLSVWPKEEGAVVVFIGDGGKELAKVEPGAEGDASYELRGGETWVRARVSLPAGKMAWTQAYRVVR; the protein is encoded by the coding sequence ATGCGATCGAAGACGGGCATGTTTCGCTGGATCGCGCTCGGCGTGGGGGTCGCCGCGATCGGCGGCGTGGCGGCTATTACGTTCACGCGTGTCCCTCCCGAGCGCACGGCCCTCGCGGCGCCCTTGTCGCTCAACATCAAGATCGAGCCGCCGAAGCTCGGCCCGCCGCACTTCGCCGAGACGCTCGACGTCTCGACGTTCCAGCGCGGCAACCTCCACACGCACAGCCAGTGGAGCGACGGCGATCGGCCGCCGAAGGACGTCTACACCTGGTATCGCAGCCACGGCTACGCGTTCCTCGCGCTCACCGATCACGACAACCGCGTCAGCCCCGAGACGTTCGCGGCGCTCGAAAAGAAGGGGTTCGTGATCATCGGGGGCGAAGAGATCACGATGATGGCCGAGGGCAAACCCGTCCACGTCAACGGCCTCTGCACGAAAAAGACGATCGGCGGCGGCCGCTTCAGCACGAAACGCGAGGCGCTGCTGCACGGGCTCACCAAGGTGCACGACCAAAAGGGCGTCGCGCTCGTGAACCACCCGAACTTCGACTGGGCGCTCACGCTGGACGATGTGCGCGTCACGCGCGGCGCGGAGCTGCTCGAGATCTGGAGCGGCCACCCGTACGTGAACACGGAGGGCAACGCGGAGCGGCCGTCCCACGAGGCCGTGTGGAACACACTGCTCGACGAGGGGTGGACGATCGCGGGCGTGGCGGTCGACGACGCGCATCACCTCGGTATGACGAAGCCGAACATCAAGCCGGCGCGGCCTGGAAAAGGCTGGGTCCAGGTGTTCGCAGAAAAGCCCGAGCGAGCGCACATCTGCGAAGGGCTCGCAAAGGGTCGGCTCTACGCGTCGTCGGGCGTGACGCTCACGCGGATCCGCGTGACCGAGAACAAGCTGAGCGTGTGGCCGAAAGAAGAAGGCGCGGTCGTCGTGTTCATCGGCGACGGCGGCAAGGAGCTCGCGAAGGTGGAACCAGGCGCCGAGGGCGACGCCTCGTACGAGCTCCGCGGCGGCGAGACCTGGGTGCGCGCGCGCGTCTCGCTGCCGGCCGGGAAGATGGCCTGGACGCAGGCGTATCGCGTCGTTCGGTAG
- a CDS encoding sulfate/molybdate ABC transporter ATP-binding protein, whose protein sequence is MGIVARDLVKRFPGGSGRAVDAVSFEIEAGELVALLGPSGGGKTTVLRILAGLESPDEGRVLLRGVDVTDVRVQERNIGFVFQSYALFRHMTVRENVGFGLEIRGKPRVEIDRVVSELLALVRLAELGERYPHELSGGQRQRVALARALAPGPSVLLLDEPFGALDAKVRLELREWLRRLHEERAITTVFVTHDQEEALSVADRVIVMNRGKVEQIGTPEEIYDRPATAFVAGFVGSINELEGEVRGGRAALGSLAVHAPPGAGDGTSVRAFVRPHDVELVGVSSRAEKRSSVEVATARVERLVRVGWMVRIELTLDDDQPLTVELTKDRVAELGLAEGEEVFVNLRDAKLFVQDYSI, encoded by the coding sequence GTGGGTATCGTGGCGCGTGATCTCGTGAAGCGTTTTCCCGGCGGGAGCGGGCGGGCGGTCGACGCCGTGTCGTTCGAGATCGAGGCGGGCGAGCTCGTGGCGCTGCTCGGCCCAAGCGGCGGCGGCAAGACGACGGTGCTGCGGATCCTGGCGGGGCTCGAATCGCCCGATGAAGGGCGCGTGCTGCTCCGCGGCGTGGACGTGACGGACGTGCGCGTGCAGGAGCGGAACATCGGCTTCGTGTTCCAGAGTTACGCCCTGTTCCGGCACATGACGGTGCGTGAAAATGTCGGGTTCGGCCTGGAGATCCGAGGCAAGCCGCGGGTGGAGATCGATCGCGTGGTGAGCGAGCTGCTCGCGCTGGTGCGGCTCGCGGAGCTTGGCGAAAGGTACCCGCACGAGCTCTCGGGTGGGCAGCGGCAACGTGTCGCGCTCGCCCGCGCGCTCGCGCCGGGGCCGAGCGTGCTCCTGCTCGATGAGCCCTTCGGCGCGCTCGACGCGAAGGTGCGGCTGGAACTCCGCGAATGGCTCCGGCGCCTCCACGAGGAGCGCGCGATCACCACGGTGTTCGTCACGCACGATCAGGAAGAGGCGCTCAGCGTCGCGGATCGGGTCATCGTGATGAACCGCGGCAAGGTGGAGCAGATCGGCACGCCCGAGGAGATCTACGATCGCCCGGCGACGGCGTTCGTCGCGGGGTTCGTGGGATCGATCAACGAGCTCGAAGGCGAGGTGCGTGGCGGGCGCGCGGCGCTCGGGAGCCTCGCGGTGCACGCGCCGCCAGGCGCGGGGGACGGGACGAGCGTGCGCGCGTTCGTCCGTCCGCACGACGTCGAGCTCGTGGGCGTGTCGAGCCGCGCGGAAAAGCGCAGCAGCGTGGAGGTGGCGACCGCACGGGTCGAGCGCCTCGTGCGGGTCGGCTGGATGGTGCGGATCGAGCTCACGCTCGACGACGATCAACCGCTGACAGTGGAGCTCACGAAGGATCGCGTCGCCGAGCTCGGGCTCGCGGAGGGGGAAGAGGTGTTCGTGAACCTGCGCGACGCAAAACTCTTCGTGCAGGACTATTCGATCTAG
- a CDS encoding sulfate ABC transporter permease subunit, with product MAERAGGGKGRVRVVLIGVAVLYVGALVLLPVGSLLRGALGGGLRPFVEVLARPDVLAALVMTAKLTAFAVVVNGTLGTALAFVLVRDRFVGKRVLHALVDVPFALSPVAVGVVLLSLFGKGGLLRPITDALGWEVAFAWPAMAMATAFVTLPFVVREVGPVLEEMGTDQELAAYTLGASPFVTFFRVTLPGIRWGLAYGTTLTMARAIGEFGAVLLVSGGIAGKTETATVFVYRALEDRDDRGAYVVATVLALASIGLLLLLDVMRRKRGSRAEPGR from the coding sequence ATGGCTGAGCGAGCGGGCGGCGGAAAGGGCCGCGTGCGCGTCGTCCTGATCGGGGTGGCCGTGCTTTACGTGGGCGCCCTCGTGCTCCTGCCGGTCGGCTCGCTCCTGCGTGGCGCGCTCGGCGGCGGACTCCGGCCTTTCGTCGAGGTGCTCGCGCGGCCCGATGTGCTCGCCGCGCTCGTGATGACGGCCAAGCTCACGGCCTTCGCGGTCGTGGTGAACGGCACGCTCGGCACGGCGCTCGCGTTCGTCCTCGTGCGGGATCGGTTCGTGGGAAAGCGTGTCCTCCACGCGCTCGTCGACGTGCCGTTCGCGCTCTCGCCGGTGGCGGTGGGCGTCGTGCTCCTCTCGCTCTTCGGCAAGGGCGGGCTGCTCCGGCCGATCACGGACGCGCTCGGCTGGGAGGTCGCGTTCGCCTGGCCGGCGATGGCGATGGCGACGGCGTTCGTGACGCTCCCGTTCGTGGTGCGTGAGGTCGGTCCGGTGCTCGAGGAGATGGGCACGGATCAGGAGCTCGCGGCGTACACGCTCGGGGCGTCGCCGTTCGTGACGTTCTTTCGTGTCACGCTGCCGGGGATTCGCTGGGGGCTCGCGTACGGCACGACGCTGACGATGGCGCGGGCGATCGGCGAGTTCGGCGCGGTGCTCCTGGTCTCGGGCGGGATCGCGGGGAAGACGGAGACGGCGACGGTCTTCGTGTACCGGGCGCTCGAAGATCGGGACGACCGCGGCGCGTACGTGGTGGCGACGGTACTCGCGCTCGCGTCGATCGGGCTTCTCTTGTTGCTCGACGTCATGCGACGAAAGCGTGGCTCACGCGCGGAGCCGGGAAGGTAG
- the cysT gene encoding sulfate ABC transporter permease subunit CysT, whose translation MSTTVELSEARPTGRSRAQGRPLGKLGLRGAAATYLLLMVALPVATLAREGLSQGLAELGRALVHPVARGAIFLTLETALVMAAVNAVMGTLIAYVLVRYPFPGRKLLDVLIDLPFAIPTLVTGMMIVTLLGPHAALGQLFEAAGMRVVYAPPAIILALLFVTLPLVVRTVQPVLLELDGADEEAAYTLGASEWTTFRRVTLPAIAPAIVSGALQSFARALGEFGSVVVVAGNIPRRTLTAAVHVFGEVESGDVHAASAMSLVLVTISFCVVLVVSARQRGAHG comes from the coding sequence TTGAGCACGACGGTGGAGCTGTCCGAGGCGCGGCCGACGGGCCGATCGAGGGCGCAAGGACGGCCCCTCGGCAAACTCGGCCTGCGTGGGGCGGCGGCGACCTACCTCCTGCTCATGGTGGCGCTGCCCGTGGCCACGCTCGCGCGGGAGGGGCTCTCGCAGGGTCTCGCCGAGCTCGGACGGGCCCTCGTCCACCCCGTCGCGCGCGGGGCCATTTTCCTGACACTGGAGACGGCGCTCGTGATGGCCGCCGTCAACGCGGTGATGGGCACGCTCATCGCATACGTGCTCGTCCGCTACCCCTTCCCCGGGCGCAAGCTGCTCGACGTCCTCATCGACCTGCCGTTCGCGATCCCCACGCTCGTGACGGGGATGATGATCGTCACGCTCCTCGGGCCCCACGCCGCGCTCGGGCAGCTCTTCGAGGCGGCCGGCATGCGGGTCGTGTACGCCCCGCCGGCAATCATCCTGGCGCTGCTCTTCGTGACGCTCCCGCTCGTGGTGCGCACGGTCCAGCCCGTGCTGCTCGAGCTCGACGGGGCCGACGAGGAGGCCGCCTACACGCTCGGCGCGAGCGAGTGGACGACGTTCCGGCGGGTGACGCTCCCCGCGATCGCGCCGGCCATCGTCTCGGGTGCGCTGCAAAGCTTTGCGCGGGCCCTCGGCGAGTTCGGCTCGGTGGTCGTGGTGGCCGGCAACATTCCACGGCGGACGCTGACCGCGGCCGTGCACGTGTTCGGGGAGGTGGAGTCGGGCGACGTGCACGCGGCGAGCGCGATGTCCCTCGTGCTCGTGACGATCTCGTTCTGCGTGGTGCTCGTCGTCTCGGCGCGGCAGCGGGGGGCCCATGGCTGA
- a CDS encoding universal stress protein, translated as MPFHKILVPIDFEETSEHALEHAIELATKLGAAVTVVHVYSLIVYSFPDGSYLPASEVAESVRQAAQRRLDTAIEARRARGVRLDGVLREGRSADEICKTAAEISADLIVMGTHGRSAIGRALLGSVATAVLRQAPVPVMTIRKKAA; from the coding sequence AGACCTCGGAGCACGCGCTCGAACATGCGATCGAGCTCGCCACGAAGCTCGGCGCCGCGGTCACCGTCGTGCACGTCTACAGCCTGATCGTCTACAGCTTCCCCGACGGCTCCTACCTCCCCGCGTCCGAGGTCGCGGAGAGCGTACGGCAGGCCGCGCAGCGAAGGCTCGACACCGCCATCGAGGCGCGGCGGGCCCGCGGCGTCCGGCTCGACGGCGTGCTGCGCGAGGGGCGCTCGGCCGACGAGATTTGCAAGACCGCGGCCGAAATCTCGGCGGATCTCATCGTGATGGGCACGCACGGCCGCAGCGCCATCGGCCGCGCGCTGCTCGGCAGCGTGGCGACCGCCGTCCTTCGCCAAGCGCCCGTTCCTGTGATGACAATCCGCAAAAAGGCGGCTTGA